A region from the Bactrocera dorsalis isolate Fly_Bdor chromosome 1, ASM2337382v1, whole genome shotgun sequence genome encodes:
- the LOC105232930 gene encoding putative polyketide hydroxylase isoform X5 gives MKFFTVLFFIAFAVVLVNGQRGGPGGRGGPQLGGGPGAPGGLGGPGGLDGPGGPGGLGGPGGPGGPGGPGGLDGPGGPGDLDGPGGPGDLDGPGGPGGPGGPGGPGGPGGPGGCGPLNSTTVAPSTTTTVAANSTTTVAANSTTTTTTLAP, from the exons ATGAAATTCTTTacggtattattttttatcgctTTCGCCGTGGTCCTTGTTAATG gcCAACGAGGTGGACCTGGCGGACGAGGTGGTCCACAACTAGGCGGCGGTCCTGGAGCTCCTGGTGGTCTTGGCGGCCCTGGTGGTCTTGACGGCCCTGGAGGTCCTGGTGGTCTTGGCGGCCCTGGCGGTCCTGGCGGCCCTGGTGGTCCTGGCGGTCTTGACGGCCCTGGAGGTCCTGGTGATCTTGACGGCCCTGGTGGTCCTGGTGATCTTGACGGCCCTGGTGGTCCTGGTGGTCCTGGAGGTCCTGGTGGTCCTGGAGGTCCTGGTGGTCCTGGTGGTTGTGGCCCACTTAATTCCACTACTGTTGCACCATCTACCACCACAACTGTTGCAGCGAATTCAACAACTACTGTTGCAGCGAATTCAACAACTACTACGACCACACTCGCTCCATAA
- the LOC105232930 gene encoding putative polyketide hydroxylase isoform X10 encodes MKFFTVLFFIAFAVVLVNGQRGGPGGRGGPQLGGGPGAPGGLGGPGGLDGPGGPGGLGGPGGPGGPGGPGGLDGPGGPGDLDGPGGPGGPGGPGGPGGCGPLNSTTVAPSTTTTVAANSTTTVAANSTTTTTTLAP; translated from the exons ATGAAATTCTTTacggtattattttttatcgctTTCGCCGTGGTCCTTGTTAATG gcCAACGAGGTGGACCTGGCGGACGAGGTGGTCCACAACTAGGCGGCGGTCCTGGAGCTCCTGGTGGTCTTGGCGGCCCTGGTGGTCTTGACGGCCCTGGAGGTCCTGGTGGTCTTGGCGGCCCTGGCGGTCCTGGCGGCCCTGGTGGTCCTGGCGGTCTTGACGGCCCTGGAGGTCCTGGTGATCTTGACGGCCCTGGTG GTCCTGGTGGTCCTGGAGGTCCTGGTGGTCCTGGTGGTTGTGGCCCACTTAATTCCACTACTGTTGCACCATCTACCACCACAACTGTTGCAGCGAATTCAACAACTACTGTTGCAGCGAATTCAACAACTACTACGACCACACTCGCTCCATAA
- the LOC105232930 gene encoding putative polyketide hydroxylase isoform X14: protein MKFFTVLFFIAFAVVLVNGQRGGPGGRGGPQLGGGPGAPGGLGGPGGLDGPGGPGGLGGPGGPGGPGGPGGLDGPGGPGDLDGPGGPGGPGGPGGCGPLNSTTVAPSTTTTVAANSTTTTTTLAP from the exons ATGAAATTCTTTacggtattattttttatcgctTTCGCCGTGGTCCTTGTTAATG gcCAACGAGGTGGACCTGGCGGACGAGGTGGTCCACAACTAGGCGGCGGTCCTGGAGCTCCTGGTGGTCTTGGCGGCCCTGGTGGTCTTGACGGCCCTGGAGGTCCTGGTGGTCTTGGCGGCCCTGGCGGTCCTGGCGGCCCTGGTGGTCCTGGCGGTCTTGACGGCCCTGGAGGTCCTGGTGATCTTGACGGCCCTGGTG GTCCTGGTGGTCCTGGCGGTCCTGGTGGTTGTGGCCCACTTAATTCCACTACTGTTGCACCATCTACCACCACAACTGTTGCAGCGAATTCAACAACTACTACGACCACACTCGCTCCATAA
- the LOC105232930 gene encoding putative polyketide hydroxylase isoform X11, which produces MKFFTVLFFIAFAVVLVNGQRGGPGGRGGPQLGGGPGAPGGLGGPGGLDGPGGPGGLGGPGGPGGPGGPGGPGGLDGPGGPGGPGGLDGPGGPGGPGGPGGPGGCGPLNSTTVAPSTTTTVAANSTTTTTTLAP; this is translated from the exons ATGAAATTCTTTacggtattattttttatcgctTTCGCCGTGGTCCTTGTTAATG gcCAACGAGGTGGACCTGGCGGACGAGGTGGTCCACAACTAGGCGGCGGTCCTGGAGCTCCTGGTGGTCTTGGCGGCCCTGGTGGTCTTGACGGCCCTGGAGGTCCTGGTGGTCTTGGCGGCCCTGGCGGTCCTGGCGGCCCTGGTGGTCCTGGCG GTCCTGGTGGTCTTGATGGCCCTGGTGGTCCTGGAGGTCCTGGTGGTCTTGACGGCCCTGGTGGTCCTGGAGGTCCTGGTGGTCCTGGCGGTCCTGGTGGTTGTGGCCCACTTAATTCCACTACTGTTGCACCATCTACCACCACAACTGTTGCAGCGAATTCAACAACTACTACGACCACACTCGCTCCATAA
- the LOC105232930 gene encoding putative polyketide hydroxylase isoform X8 — translation MKFFTVLFFIAFAVVLVNGQRGGPGGRGGPQLGGGPGAPGGLGGPGGLDGPGGPGGLGGPGGPGGPGGPGGLDGPGGPGDLDGPGGPGDLDGPGGPGGPGGPGGPGGCGPLNSTTVAPSTTTTVAANSTTTTTTLAP, via the exons ATGAAATTCTTTacggtattattttttatcgctTTCGCCGTGGTCCTTGTTAATG gcCAACGAGGTGGACCTGGCGGACGAGGTGGTCCACAACTAGGCGGCGGTCCTGGAGCTCCTGGTGGTCTTGGCGGCCCTGGTGGTCTTGACGGCCCTGGAGGTCCTGGTGGTCTTGGCGGCCCTGGCGGTCCTGGCGGCCCTGGTGGTCCTGGCGGTCTTGACGGCCCTGGAGGTCCTGGTGATCTTGACGGCCCTGGTGGTCCTGGTGATCTTGACGGCCCTGGTGGTCCTGGTG GTCCTGGTGGTCCTGGCGGTCCTGGTGGTTGTGGCCCACTTAATTCCACTACTGTTGCACCATCTACCACCACAACTGTTGCAGCGAATTCAACAACTACTACGACCACACTCGCTCCATAA
- the LOC105232930 gene encoding putative polyketide hydroxylase isoform X7 — protein sequence MKFFTVLFFIAFAVVLVNGQRGGPGGRGGPQLGGGPGAPGGLGGPGGLDGPGGPGGLGGPGGPGGPGGPGGLDGPGGPGDLDGPGGPGDLDGPGGPGGPGGPGGPGGPGGCGPLNSTTVAPSTTTTVAANSTTTTTTLAP from the exons ATGAAATTCTTTacggtattattttttatcgctTTCGCCGTGGTCCTTGTTAATG gcCAACGAGGTGGACCTGGCGGACGAGGTGGTCCACAACTAGGCGGCGGTCCTGGAGCTCCTGGTGGTCTTGGCGGCCCTGGTGGTCTTGACGGCCCTGGAGGTCCTGGTGGTCTTGGCGGCCCTGGCGGTCCTGGCGGCCCTGGTGGTCCTGGCGGTCTTGACGGCCCTGGAGGTCCTGGTGATCTTGACGGCCCTGGTGGTCCTGGTGATCTTGACGGCCCTGGTGGTCCTGGTGGTCCTGGAG GTCCTGGTGGTCCTGGCGGTCCTGGTGGTTGTGGCCCACTTAATTCCACTACTGTTGCACCATCTACCACCACAACTGTTGCAGCGAATTCAACAACTACTACGACCACACTCGCTCCATAA
- the LOC105232930 gene encoding putative polyketide hydroxylase isoform X6, with the protein MKFFTVLFFIAFAVVLVNGQRGGPGGRGGPQLGGGPGAPGGLGGPGGLDGPGGPGGLGGPGGPGGPGGPGGLDGPGGPGDLDGPGGPGDLDGPGGPGGPGGPGGPGGPGGPGGCGPLNSTTVAPSTTTTVAANSTTTTTTLAP; encoded by the exons ATGAAATTCTTTacggtattattttttatcgctTTCGCCGTGGTCCTTGTTAATG gcCAACGAGGTGGACCTGGCGGACGAGGTGGTCCACAACTAGGCGGCGGTCCTGGAGCTCCTGGTGGTCTTGGCGGCCCTGGTGGTCTTGACGGCCCTGGAGGTCCTGGTGGTCTTGGCGGCCCTGGCGGTCCTGGCGGCCCTGGTGGTCCTGGCGGTCTTGACGGCCCTGGAGGTCCTGGTGATCTTGACGGCCCTGGTGGTCCTGGTGATCTTGACGGCCCTGGTGGTCCTGGTGGTCCTGGAGGTCCTGGTG GTCCTGGTGGTCCTGGCGGTCCTGGTGGTTGTGGCCCACTTAATTCCACTACTGTTGCACCATCTACCACCACAACTGTTGCAGCGAATTCAACAACTACTACGACCACACTCGCTCCATAA
- the LOC105232930 gene encoding putative polyketide hydroxylase isoform X12 — MKFFTVLFFIAFAVVLVNGQRGGPGGRGGPQLGGGPGAPGGLGGPGGLDGPGGPGGLGGPGGPGGPGGPGGLDGPGGPGDLDGPGGPGGPGGCGPLNSTTVAPSTTTTVAANSTTTVAANSTTTTTTLAP; from the exons ATGAAATTCTTTacggtattattttttatcgctTTCGCCGTGGTCCTTGTTAATG gcCAACGAGGTGGACCTGGCGGACGAGGTGGTCCACAACTAGGCGGCGGTCCTGGAGCTCCTGGTGGTCTTGGCGGCCCTGGTGGTCTTGACGGCCCTGGAGGTCCTGGTGGTCTTGGCGGCCCTGGCGGTCCTGGCGGCCCTGGTGGTCCTGGCGGTCTTGACGGCCCTGGAGGTCCTGGTGATCTTGACGGCCCTGGTG GTCCTGGTGGTCCTGGTGGTTGTGGCCCACTTAATTCCACTACTGTTGCACCATCTACCACCACAACTGTTGCAGCGAATTCAACAACTACTGTTGCAGCGAATTCAACAACTACTACGACCACACTCGCTCCATAA
- the LOC105232930 gene encoding S-antigen protein isoform X4 encodes MKFFTVLFFIAFAVVLVNGQRGGPGGRGGPQLGGGPGAPGGLGGPGGLDGPGGPGGLGGPGGPGGPGGPGGLDGPGGPGDLDGPGGPGDLDGPGGPGGPGGPGGPGGLDGPGGPGGPGGPGGPGGCGPLNSTTVAPSTTTTVAANSTTTTTTLAP; translated from the exons ATGAAATTCTTTacggtattattttttatcgctTTCGCCGTGGTCCTTGTTAATG gcCAACGAGGTGGACCTGGCGGACGAGGTGGTCCACAACTAGGCGGCGGTCCTGGAGCTCCTGGTGGTCTTGGCGGCCCTGGTGGTCTTGACGGCCCTGGAGGTCCTGGTGGTCTTGGCGGCCCTGGCGGTCCTGGCGGCCCTGGTGGTCCTGGCGGTCTTGACGGCCCTGGAGGTCCTGGTGATCTTGACGGCCCTGGTGGTCCTGGTGATCTTGACGGCCCTGGTGGTCCTGGTGGTCCTGGAGGTCCTGGTG GTCCTGGTGGTCTTGACGGCCCTGGTGGTCCTGGAGGTCCTGGTGGTCCTGGCGGTCCTGGTGGTTGTGGCCCACTTAATTCCACTACTGTTGCACCATCTACCACCACAACTGTTGCAGCGAATTCAACAACTACTACGACCACACTCGCTCCATAA
- the LOC105232930 gene encoding S-antigen protein isoform X1, whose amino-acid sequence MKFFTVLFFIAFAVVLVNGQRGGPGGRGGPQLGGGPGAPGGLGGPGGLDGPGGPGGLGGPGGPGGPGGPGGLDGPGGPGDLDGPGGPGDLDGPGGPGGPGGPGGPGGLDGPGGPGGPGGPGGPGGCGPLNSTTVAPSTTTTVAANSTTTVAANSTTTTTTLAP is encoded by the exons ATGAAATTCTTTacggtattattttttatcgctTTCGCCGTGGTCCTTGTTAATG gcCAACGAGGTGGACCTGGCGGACGAGGTGGTCCACAACTAGGCGGCGGTCCTGGAGCTCCTGGTGGTCTTGGCGGCCCTGGTGGTCTTGACGGCCCTGGAGGTCCTGGTGGTCTTGGCGGCCCTGGCGGTCCTGGCGGCCCTGGTGGTCCTGGCGGTCTTGACGGCCCTGGAGGTCCTGGTGATCTTGACGGCCCTGGTGGTCCTGGTGATCTTGACGGCCCTGGTGGTCCTGGTGGTCCTGGAGGTCCTGGTG GTCCTGGTGGTCTTGACGGCCCTGGTGGTCCTGGAGGTCCTGGTGGTCCTGGCGGTCCTGGTGGTTGTGGCCCACTTAATTCCACTACTGTTGCACCATCTACCACCACAACTGTTGCAGCGAATTCAACAACTACT
- the LOC105232930 gene encoding translation initiation factor IF-2 isoform X16 translates to MKFFTVLFFIAFAVVLVNGQRGGPGGRGGPQLGGGPGAPGGLGGPGGLDGPGGPGGLGGPGGPGGPGGPGGPGGPGGPGGPGGCGPLNSTTVAPSTTTTVAANSTTTVAANSTTTTTTLAP, encoded by the exons ATGAAATTCTTTacggtattattttttatcgctTTCGCCGTGGTCCTTGTTAATG gcCAACGAGGTGGACCTGGCGGACGAGGTGGTCCACAACTAGGCGGCGGTCCTGGAGCTCCTGGTGGTCTTGGCGGCCCTGGTGGTCTTGACGGCCCTGGAGGTCCTGGTGGTCTTGGCGGCCCTGGCGGTCCTGGCGGCCCTGGTGGTCCTGGCG GTCCTGGTGGTCCTGGAGGTCCTGGTGGTCCTGGTGGTTGTGGCCCACTTAATTCCACTACTGTTGCACCATCTACCACCACAACTGTTGCAGCGAATTCAACAACTACTGTTGCAGCGAATTCAACAACTACTACGACCACACTCGCTCCATAA
- the LOC105232932 gene encoding uncharacterized protein LOC105232932, whose product MRTQAATALYALLALACLGSTLCGLITEIGKPLQQAGNVVNELGSKISNTANIDSALSSVNTVKDAAKEVVDKITDLNPIENIIGIPSEISFLYKLISILKKLLSSIKLNVNAKHDQDKASTTVAVESTETTEAGPQDDQSSTVVATEISNDSEATESASEDPVNNSSEILTESVDESATADSVDISK is encoded by the exons ATGAGAACACAAGCAGCAACAGCCTTGTACGCACTCCTAGCTCTAGCCTGTCTTG GAAGCACATTATGTGGCCTCATAACGGAAATTGGTAAACCGCTTCAGCAGGCTGGCAACGTTGTCAATGAATTGGGTAGCAAAATATCCAATACTGCAAACATAGATTCAGCTCTCAGTAGTGTTAACACTGTCAAAGATGCCGCCAAAGAAGTCGTTGATAAAATAACCGATTTAAATCCCATTGAGAATATTATCGGTATTCCGAGTGAAATCAGTTTCTTATATAAGTTAATTTCTATACTCAAGAAGCTGCTATCATCAATTAAACTCAACGTCAATGCAAAGCACGACCAAGATAAAGCCTCAACTACGGTGGCAGTCGAGTCTACTGAGACAACGGAAGCTGGGCCACAAGACGATCAAAGTTCGACTGTTGTTGCTACAGAAATATCAAATGATTCTGAGGCAACTGAGTCAGCATCAGAGGATCCGGTCAATAATTCCTCAGAAATACTAACTGAATCCGTCGATGAGTCAGCAACAGCCGATTCAGTCGATATTTCCAAATAG
- the LOC105232930 gene encoding S-antigen protein isoform X2: MKFFTVLFFIAFAVVLVNGQRGGPGGRGGPQLGGGPGAPGGLGGPGGLDGPGGPGGLGGPGGPGGPGGPGGLDGPGGPGDLDGPGGPGDLDGPGGPGGPGGPGGLDGPGGPGGPGGPGGPGGCGPLNSTTVAPSTTTTVAANSTTTVAANSTTTTTTLAP; encoded by the exons ATGAAATTCTTTacggtattattttttatcgctTTCGCCGTGGTCCTTGTTAATG gcCAACGAGGTGGACCTGGCGGACGAGGTGGTCCACAACTAGGCGGCGGTCCTGGAGCTCCTGGTGGTCTTGGCGGCCCTGGTGGTCTTGACGGCCCTGGAGGTCCTGGTGGTCTTGGCGGCCCTGGCGGTCCTGGCGGCCCTGGTGGTCCTGGCGGTCTTGACGGCCCTGGAGGTCCTGGTGATCTTGACGGCCCTGGTGGTCCTGGTGATCTTGACGGCCCTGGTGGTCCTGGTGGTCCTGGAG GTCCTGGTGGTCTTGACGGCCCTGGTGGTCCTGGAGGTCCTGGTGGTCCTGGCGGTCCTGGTGGTTGTGGCCCACTTAATTCCACTACTGTTGCACCATCTACCACCACAACTGTTGCAGCGAATTCAACAACTACT
- the LOC105232930 gene encoding putative polyketide hydroxylase isoform X17, with protein sequence MKFFTVLFFIAFAVVLVNGQRGGPGGRGGPQLGGGPGAPGGLGGPGGLDGPGGPGGLGGPGGPGDLDGPGGPGGPGGPGGPGGCGPLNSTTVAPSTTTTVAANSTTTVAANSTTTTTTLAP encoded by the exons ATGAAATTCTTTacggtattattttttatcgctTTCGCCGTGGTCCTTGTTAATG gcCAACGAGGTGGACCTGGCGGACGAGGTGGTCCACAACTAGGCGGCGGTCCTGGAGCTCCTGGTGGTCTTGGCGGCCCTGGTGGTCTTGACGGCCCTGGAGGTCCTGGTGGTCTTGGCGGCCCTGGCG GTCCTGGTGATCTTGACGGCCCTGGTG GTCCTGGTGGTCCTGGAGGTCCTGGTGGTCCTGGTGGTTGTGGCCCACTTAATTCCACTACTGTTGCACCATCTACCACCACAACTGTTGCAGCGAATTCAACAACTACTGTTGCAGCGAATTCAACAACTACTACGACCACACTCGCTCCATAA
- the LOC105232941 gene encoding germ cell nuclear acidic protein-like, whose product MRTQAARALYALLALSCLGSTLCGVITKIGKPLQQAGNVANELGSQIPNVANIEPALDGVNTVKDAAKEVGGKISDLNPIENIISPVPELDFFHKLISMLSKLMSSVNPNHSEEHEEDDVSATEATEDPVDNSSEISSDSNADESASEDPVDSSSEIPSDSDADESASEKEGNNSSEIPSDSDADESASEKEDDNSSEIANDSNDDESASEKEDNNSSEIANDSNDDESASKEEDDNSSEISGDSDDAESASEKEDDNSSEIPNDSDQDEPASEKEDDNSSETPSDSDDDESASEDHDNNS is encoded by the exons atgagaaCACAAGCAGCAAGAGCCTTGTACGCGCTTCTAGCTCTATCCTGCCTAG GAAGCACATTATGTGGCGTCATAACGAAAATTGGTAAACCGCTTCAGCAGGCTGGCAACGTTGCCAATGAATTGGGTAGCCAAATACCCAATGTCGCAAACATAGAACCCGCCCTCGATGGCGTTAATACTGTTAAAGATGCCGCCAAAGAAGTCGGTGGTAAAATTTCCGATCTAAATCCCATTGAGAACATCATAAGTCCAGTTCCGGAATTGGATTTCTTTCATAAGTTAATTTCTATGCTCAGCAAATTGATGTCATCAGTGAACCCCAACCACTCTGAAGAGCACGAGGAAGATGATGTGTCAGCTACAGAAGCTACAGAGGATCCGGTCGATAATTCCTCAGAAATATCAAGTGATTCCAACGCCGATGAGTCAGCATCAGAGGACCCAGTCGATAGTTCCTCAGAAATACCAAGTGATTCCGATGCCGACGAGTCAGCATCAGAGAAAGAGGGCAATAATTCCTCAGAAATACCAAGTGATTCCGACGCCGATGAGTCAGCATCAGAGAAAGAGGACGATAATTCCTCAGAAATAGCAAATGATTCCAACGACGATGAGTCAGCATCAGAGAAAGAGGACAATAATTCCTCAGAAATAGCAAATGATTCCAACGACGATGAGTCAGCATCAAAGGAAGAGGACGATAACTCCTCAGAAATATCAGGGGATTCTGACGACGCTGAGTCAGCATCAGAGAAAGAGGACGATAATTCCTCAGAAATACCAAATGATTCCGACCAAGATGAGCCAGCATCAGAGAAAGAGGACGATAATTCCTCAGAAACACCAAGTGATTCCGACGACGATGAGTCAGCATCAGAGGACCATGACAATAATTCCTAA
- the LOC105232930 gene encoding uncharacterized PE-PGRS family protein PE_PGRS36 isoform X13, which yields MKFFTVLFFIAFAVVLVNGQRGGPGGRGGPQLGGGPGAPGGLGGPGGLDGPGGPGDLDGPGGPGDLDGPGGPGGPGGPGGPGGPGGPGGCGPLNSTTVAPSTTTTVAANSTTTVAANSTTTTTTLAP from the exons ATGAAATTCTTTacggtattattttttatcgctTTCGCCGTGGTCCTTGTTAATG gcCAACGAGGTGGACCTGGCGGACGAGGTGGTCCACAACTAGGCGGCGGTCCTGGAGCTCCTGGTGGTCTTGGCGGCCCTGGTGGTCTTGACGGCCCTGGAG GTCCTGGTGATCTTGACGGCCCTGGTGGTCCTGGTGATCTTGACGGCCCTGGTGGTCCTGGTGGTCCTGGAGGTCCTGGTGGTCCTGGAGGTCCTGGTGGTCCTGGTGGTTGTGGCCCACTTAATTCCACTACTGTTGCACCATCTACCACCACAACTGTTGCAGCGAATTCAACAACTACTGTTGCAGCGAATTCAACAACTACTACGACCACACTCGCTCCATAA
- the LOC105232931 gene encoding ribonuclease E: MKAIVIICLFGLVLAVYNAQADASVENVDDVSDSESDESLPDDVSPEDEESDESPEDDDPEDLDSESDESDETVETRPPQ, encoded by the exons atgaaAGCTATCGTGATAATTTGCCTTTTTGGATTGGTCTTGGCTGTCTACAATG CTCAAGCCGATGCCTCTGTTGAGAATGTTGACGACGTGAGCGATAGTGAGAGTGATGAATCCTTGCCAGATGATGTGTCACCCGAGGATGAGGAATCTGATGAGTCACCTGAAGACGACGACCCGGAGGACCTAGACAGCGAAAGTGATGAGAGTGATGAAACTGTTGAGACTCGGCCACCACAATAA
- the LOC105232930 gene encoding cuticle collagen 2 isoform X3: protein MKFFTVLFFIAFAVVLVNGQRGGPGGRGGPQLGGGPGAPGGLGGPGGLDGPGGPGGLGGPGGPGGPGGPGGLDGPGGPGDLDGPGGPGDLDGPGGPGGPGGLDGPGGPGGPGGPGGPGGCGPLNSTTVAPSTTTTVAANSTTTVAANSTTTTTTLAP, encoded by the exons ATGAAATTCTTTacggtattattttttatcgctTTCGCCGTGGTCCTTGTTAATG gcCAACGAGGTGGACCTGGCGGACGAGGTGGTCCACAACTAGGCGGCGGTCCTGGAGCTCCTGGTGGTCTTGGCGGCCCTGGTGGTCTTGACGGCCCTGGAGGTCCTGGTGGTCTTGGCGGCCCTGGCGGTCCTGGCGGCCCTGGTGGTCCTGGCGGTCTTGACGGCCCTGGAGGTCCTGGTGATCTTGACGGCCCTGGTGGTCCTGGTGATCTTGACGGCCCTGGTGGTCCTGGTG GTCCTGGTGGTCTTGACGGCCCTGGTGGTCCTGGAGGTCCTGGTGGTCCTGGCGGTCCTGGTGGTTGTGGCCCACTTAATTCCACTACTGTTGCACCATCTACCACCACAACTGTTGCAGCGAATTCAACAACTACT
- the LOC105232930 gene encoding putative polyketide hydroxylase isoform X9 — protein MKFFTVLFFIAFAVVLVNGQRGGPGGRGGPQLGGGPGAPGGLGGPGGLDGPGGPGGLGGPGGPGDLDGPGGPGDLDGPGGPGGPGGPGGPGGPGGPGGCGPLNSTTVAPSTTTTVAANSTTTVAANSTTTTTTLAP, from the exons ATGAAATTCTTTacggtattattttttatcgctTTCGCCGTGGTCCTTGTTAATG gcCAACGAGGTGGACCTGGCGGACGAGGTGGTCCACAACTAGGCGGCGGTCCTGGAGCTCCTGGTGGTCTTGGCGGCCCTGGTGGTCTTGACGGCCCTGGAGGTCCTGGTGGTCTTGGCGGCCCTGGCG GTCCTGGTGATCTTGACGGCCCTGGTGGTCCTGGTGATCTTGACGGCCCTGGTGGTCCTGGTGGTCCTGGAGGTCCTGGTGGTCCTGGAGGTCCTGGTGGTCCTGGTGGTTGTGGCCCACTTAATTCCACTACTGTTGCACCATCTACCACCACAACTGTTGCAGCGAATTCAACAACTACTGTTGCAGCGAATTCAACAACTACTACGACCACACTCGCTCCATAA